Within Agarivorans litoreus, the genomic segment GGGTTACCAATAATAACTTTGAATGTACTTTTAGCGAAGGAACACCAAAGACAACTTTTACACCAGCGTCGGTAAGCATTTGTGCCCAGCCAATGTTGGCTCCCTCATCAAAACGAGCGCGTAGTTCAATAACCACGGTAACTCGCTTGCCGTTGTTAGCGGCGTCAATTAGCGAGTTCATTAAGTGAGACTTTTTCGCCACGCGGTAGATATTGATTTTGATGCTGGTGACTTTGGGATCAAAAGACGCTTGGCGCACAAACTCCGAAATGTAACGGAATTTATGATATGGGTAGTAGAGCAAAATATCTTGCGCGCTAATGGCATTAAATACCGTATCAAAGCTGTCGAAGTCACGGCAGTTTAGAGCAGGCAGCTTAGGGTTTTCTAAGTACTTTCTGCCAACATTTGGAAAACCAATGAAGTCTTTAAAGTTATGGTAGCGGCTACCACTTACGCTGTGGTCAAGTTTAGAAATGTGCAGCATTTTACTTAAACGCTTGACCATGCTGTTGGGCATTTCTCTATCGTAAACAAAGCGCACTGGTTCGGCGGTTAAACGCTGCTTAATACCCTCAGACATTTTTTCTAACAGGCTTTGGTCTACTTCGTCGGTAAGGTCGTACTCAGCGTCTCGGGTCATTTTAATTGAGTAGGCTGCCACTGAGTCGTATTCGTAGAAACCACGTAACAAATCATCTAAACAAAAACGGATGATGTTATCCAATATTATCAAGGTTTTACGGGTTTTTGAGCCATCGGGCGGCAGTACAACAAAGCGCGGTAGGCTGTCGGTTGGGATTTCAATTAATAAGTGGCTTTCTTTATCTGCTTTTTTCACTTCTACAGCAAGGTAGGTGTATTCGTCTTTTAAAAAGCGAACTAAGTCGGTCCGTTTGGTTAATACGATCGGCGTAATATGACGCAATACTTTGTCTTTAAAGTATTTTCTTACCCAGTTTTGATGGTTATCGCTAAGCTGGTCTTCATTAATTAAGAAGATGTTTCGACGGGCAAGAGTGAGAATGATTTCGCGATAGGTATCGTCAAAATCTTGCTGTAATTCGGCCAGCTTGGCCTGCACGTCATTGAGCAGTTGGATTGAGCCATCATCTTTAGATTTAAGTTCGTTAAGGATGATACGGCGCTTTAAGGCGGCAACCCTTACCTTATAAAACTCATCTTGGTTGTTGGAAAAAATACCTAAGAATCGAACGCGTTCGATAATTGGTACTGAATGGTCTTGGGCTTCTTGCAAGACCCGTTGGTTAAACGAAAGCCAACTTAACTCTTTTTCTATATATAGACTGTCGCTCATTGTTCACCTTTGGTACTGATTTCTTAAAGTAGGAAACTAGTCTTGTTCGATATCTACCATGAGATCGTCGGCTAGTGACTCTAAAGACTCTTGAATTGCTCCC encodes:
- the ppk1 gene encoding polyphosphate kinase 1; its protein translation is MSDSLYIEKELSWLSFNQRVLQEAQDHSVPIIERVRFLGIFSNNQDEFYKVRVAALKRRIILNELKSKDDGSIQLLNDVQAKLAELQQDFDDTYREIILTLARRNIFLINEDQLSDNHQNWVRKYFKDKVLRHITPIVLTKRTDLVRFLKDEYTYLAVEVKKADKESHLLIEIPTDSLPRFVVLPPDGSKTRKTLIILDNIIRFCLDDLLRGFYEYDSVAAYSIKMTRDAEYDLTDEVDQSLLEKMSEGIKQRLTAEPVRFVYDREMPNSMVKRLSKMLHISKLDHSVSGSRYHNFKDFIGFPNVGRKYLENPKLPALNCRDFDSFDTVFNAISAQDILLYYPYHKFRYISEFVRQASFDPKVTSIKINIYRVAKKSHLMNSLIDAANNGKRVTVVIELRARFDEGANIGWAQMLTDAGVKVVFGVPSLKVHSKLLLVTRKEDDQRVYYSHIGTGNFHEKTAKIYTDFALFTKNQEIGQEVENVFRFIQQPYRRFKFQHLIVSPNDTRRRLFSLIDYEINQANAGNPAAITIKVNNLVDKGVVTRLYAASKAGVKIRMIIRGMCSLVPGLEGNNDNIKIISIVDRFLEHPRVFHFHHSGEDQVYIASFDWMTRNIEERVEVGVPIYNEELKQRVIDLLDLQFADTTKARIIDAKQQNKYVQRGNRRKIRSQVWTHDYLKAIESKPRRKVQEEDSN